The following proteins are encoded in a genomic region of Triticum dicoccoides isolate Atlit2015 ecotype Zavitan chromosome 1B, WEW_v2.0, whole genome shotgun sequence:
- the LOC119339070 gene encoding linoleate 9S-lipoxygenase 6-like, whose protein sequence is MQMPFCPKLWDRSPVPPANAIAVNGTVVVANTFGLSAPGKSTTLRLFSGTQIDHETGKGKLSPEAPLRGGKKSKHGKTSTTTYHVTFLVDADFGTPGAVSVRNGNRADQFFLRHVRLELAEDRSIHFECNSWVYPYKKTASDRLFFINSSYLPSKTPEALVLLRDEELRSLRGDGKGERKDWERIYDYDRYNDLGNPDNPEHVRPVVGGTRTHPYPRRCRTGRAISNTDGVTETRKHMINLDFYIPPDERFSPGKLAEVLKLGVQAVTHFVIPEARTLIHGNDFKSMEQLRKDLYSRPVQPAVDGEVMEKLKSSVPSHKTYKQVAKAVKEEHPAKFPIPQVIQQDPEAWRSDEEFAREMLAGLNPVAIKRLQTFPPVSSGGKKSSITAEHIKSQLGDVTIEMAMHQKRLYILDHHDYLMPYLRRINTLGVCIYASRTLLFLKADGTLKPVVIELSLPSDGEGDTELSRVFLPASHGTEGHLWQLSKAHVSVNDSGYHQLISHWLFTHAAVEPFIIATRRQLSAMHPIHKLLEPHFKDTMQINTLARSILLNAGGILERTMYPGKYAVEMSSAIYGDWRFTEQSLPNDLLKRGVASSSNEPGGLTLHIEDYPYAVDGLEVWHAIDGWVRSYCAHFYHGDKEVDGDAELQAWWHDVRTVGHGDRQGDQACWLALDTVDHLAQTLSTLIWIASALHAAVNFGQYAYAGFPPNRPTRCRRFVPLPGSPEMTQLEADPEKFFLEMVPDRFTATLGLALIEVLSNHTSDEVYLGQRATSTWTDDGQLLRLLDRFREDLRRVEKRVEERNKDQRLKNRRGPAKVPYTLLFPDVAGQEKGLTGKGIPNSVSI, encoded by the exons ATGCAAATGCCGTTCTGCCCCAAGCTGTGGGATCGGAGCCCGGTCCCGCCGGCGAACGCCATCGCCGTCAATGGCACGGTGGTCGTCGCCAACACCTTCGGCCTCTCCGCGCCCGGCAAGTCCACCACCCTGCGCCTCTTCAGCGGCACCCAAATCGACCACG AGACGGGGAAGGGGAAGCTGAGCCCGGAGGCCCCGCTGAGGGGCGGCAAGAAGAGCAAGCACGGGAAGACGAGCACGACGACGTACCACGTCACGTTCCTGGTGGACGCCGACTTCGGCACGCCGGGGGCCGTGTCCGTCAGGAACGGGAACCGCGCCGACCAGTTCTTCCTCCGCCACGTGCGGCTGGAGCTCGCAGAGGACCGGAGCATCCACTTCGAGTGCAACTCCTGGGTGTACCCCTACAAGAAGACCGCCTCCGACCGCCTCTTCTTCATCAACTCG AGCTACCTGCCTTCCAAGACACCGGAGGCGCTGGTGCTGCTGCGGGACGAGGAGCTGCGGAGCCTGCGAGGGGACGGCAAGGGGGAGCGCAAGGACTGGGAGCGCATCTACGACTACGACCGCTACAACGACCTCGGCAACCCCGACAACCCGGAGCACGTCCGCCCGGTCGTCGGCGGCACCCGGACGCACCCCTACCCGCGCCGCTGCCGGACAGGCCGTGCCATCAGCAACACCG acggcgtgacggagaCGCGCAAGCACATGATCAACCTGGACTTCTACATCCCGCCGGACGAGCGGTTCAGCCCGGGGAAGCTGGCGGAGGTGCTCAAGCTGGGGGTGCAGGCGGTGACGCACTTCGTGATCCCGGAGGCGAGGACGCTGATCCACGGCAACGACTTCAAGTCCATGGAGCAGCTGAGGAAGGACCTGTACAGCAGGCCCGTGCAGCCGGCGGTGGACGGCGAGGTCATGGAGAAGCTCAAGTCCTCCGTGCCGTCCCACAAGACCTACAAGCAGGTGGCCAAGGCCGTCAAGGAGGAGCACCCCGCCAAGTTCCCCATCCCGCAAGTCATCCAGC AGGATCCTGAGGCGTGGAGGAGCGACGAGGAGTTCGCAAGGGAAATGCTTGCAGGGCTCAACCCTGTTGCCATCAAGAGATTACAA ACGTTTCCGCCGGTCAGCAGTGGCGGGAAGAAGAGCTCGATAACCGCCGAGCACATCAAGAGCCAGCTTGGAGATGTCACCATTGAAATG GCAATGCATCAGAAGAGGCTGTACATCCTGGACCACCATGACTACCTGATGCCGTACCTGAGGCGCATAAACACGCTGGGCGTGTGCATCTACGCGTCACGCACGCTGTTGTTCCTCAAGGCCGACGGGACCCTCAAGCCGGTCGTGATCGAGCTGAGCCTGCCCAGCGACGGCGAGGGCGACACCGAGCTGAGCCGGGTCTTCCTCCCGGCGAGCCACGGCACCGAGGGGCATCTGTGGCAGCTCTCCAAGGCCCACGTCTCCGTCAACGACTCGGGGTACCATCAGCTCATCAGCCACTG GTTGTTCACGCACGCGGCGGTGGAGCCGTTCATCATCGCGACCAGGAGGCAGCTGAGCGCCATGCACCCCATCCACAAGCTCCTGGAGCCGCACTTCAAGGACACGATGCAGATCAACACGCTGGCAAGGAGCATACTGCTCAACGCCGGCGGCATCCTGGAGAGGACCATGTACCCGGGGAAGTACGCCGTGGAGATGTCCTCCGCCATCTACGGGGACTGGAGGTTCACCGAGCAGTCCCTGCCAAATGATCTCCTCAAGCG GGGGGTGGCCTCCAGCTCCAATGAGCCCGGCGGCCTGACCCTGCACATCGAGGACTACCCGTACGCCGTCGACGGCCTCGAGGTGTGGCACGCCATCGACGGGTGGGTGCGCAGCTACTGCGCCCACTTCTACCACGGCGACAAGGAGGTGGACGGCGACGCGGAGCTGCAGGCGTGGTGGCACGACGTCCGCACCGTCGGCCACGGCGACCGGCAGGGCGACCAGGCGTGCTGGCTGGCGCTGGACACCGTCGACCACCTCGCCCAGACGCTGTCGACGCTCATCTGGATCGCCTCCGCGCTGCACGCGGCCGTAAACTTCGGGCAGTACGCCTACGCGGGGTTCCCGCCGAACCGGCCCACCCGGTGCCGCCGGTTCGTGCCGCTGCCGGGGTCGCCGGAGatgacgcagctggaggccgacCCGGAGAAGTTCTTCCTGGAGATGGTGCCCGACAGGTTCACCGCCACGCTGGGGCTGGCGCTCATCGAGGTGCTGTCCAACCACACCTCCGACGAGGTCTACCTCGGGCAGCGCGCCACGTCCACGTGGACGGACGACGGCCAGCTGCTGCGCCTGCTGGATCGGTTCCGGGAGGACCTCCGGCGGGTGGAGAAGCGGGTGGAGGAGAGGAACAAGGACCAGCGGCTCAAGAaccggagggggccggccaaggtgcCGTACACGCTCTTGTTCCCGGATGTGGCCGGCCAGGAGAAGGGGCTCACGGGGAAAGGGATACCCAACAGCGTCTCCATATGA